GAACGTGGAGCGCTTCACCCGGCAGCTGCGCCGCGTGGGCTTCATGTACGACTGGAACCACACGGTGGATACCACGCATCCCGACTACTACAAGTGGACGCAGTGGGTCTTCCTCCAGCTCTACAAGGCGGGGCTGGCGGTGAAGAAGGAGGCGCCCGTCAACTGGTGCCCGTCGTGCAACACCGTGCTCGCCAACGAGCAGGTGGTGGGCGGCGAGTGCGAGCGCTGCGGCACGCCGGTGGAGATGCGTTTCCTGTCGCAGTGGTTCTTCAAGATCACCGACTATGCCGGGCGCCTGCTGGAGAACCTGAAGACGATCGACTGGTCCGAGACGACCAAGAAGGCGCAAGAGAACTGGATCGGCCGCAGCGAGGGGGCGGAGGTCGAGTTCCCCATCGCGCGCCGCAAGGCGTCGGAAGACCGGCACGAACCGGCGGCCATCGAGCCGGAGAAGCCGGTGATCCGCGTCTTCACCACACGGCCGGACACCATATTCGGCGCCACGTACATGGTGCTGGCGCCCGAGCACCCGCTGGTGGACCGCATCACCCCGCCGTCGCACCGCGCGCAGGTGGACGAGTACCGCGCGAAGGTGGCGGCCACCGACCTGGTCACGCGCAAGAAGACGGACAAGAGCAAGACGGGCGTGGACACCGGCGGCCGCGCCATCAACCCCGCGACGGGCCAGGAGATTCCCGTCTGGATCGCGGACTACGTGCTGATGGAGTACGGCACCGGCGCCATCATGGCGGTCCCCGGCCACGACGAGCGCGACTTCGAGTTCGCCAAGGAATTCGGCCTCCCCATCGTCCGCGTCGTCGCCGGTGAGGGGCAGGACGCGGGCACGCCGCTGGACGAGGCGTACACGGGTCCCGGCCGCACCGTCAACTCCGGCGAGTTCGACGGGCTGGAGGTGGCGGAGGCCAAGCGGAAGGTGACGGAGTGGCTGGCCGCGAAGGGCCTGGCCGAGGCGCGCGTCAACTACCGGCTGCACGACTGGACCATCTCGCGCCAGCGGTACTGGGGCCCGCCCATCCCCATCCTGTACTGCGACGACTGCGGCACGGTGCCGGTGCCGGAGGACCAGCTGCCGGTGGAGCTGCCCTTCATCGAGGACTTCAAGCCCGACGCGTCCGGCATCTCGCCGCTGGCGCGCCACGAGGAGTGGTACGTCACCACCTGCCCGCAGTGCGGCGGCCGGGCGCGGCGCGAGACCGACGTGTCGGACACGTTCCTGGACTCGGCCTGGTACTTCCTGCGCTACCCGAACGTGGGCGACGACACACAGGCGTTCGATGCCGAGGTGGTGCGTAAGTGGCTGCCGGTGCACAGCTACATCGGCGGGAACGAGCACGCGGTGATGCACCTGCTGTACGCCCGGTTCGTGACGATGGCGCTCAAAGACATGGGGCTGATCGATTTCGAGGAGCCCTTCACGCGCTTCCGGGCGCACGGGCTGATCGTGAAGGAGGGCGCCAAGATGTCCAAGTCGCGCGGCAACGTGGTGGTGCCGGACGACTACATCGCCGACTGGGGCGCGGACACCTTCCGCACCTTCCTCATGTTCCTGGGGCCGTACACCGAGGGCGGCGACTTCCGCGACGCGGGCATCACCGGCCCGTACGGCTTCCTCAACCGGCTGTGGGACACGGCGCTCTCCGCCGTGGACGCGCCGCTGGACCCGGCGGTCGAGCAGAAGCTTCACGCCACCATCAAGAAGGTGACGGAGGGCGTGGAGGCGCTGTCGCACAACACGGCGATCGCGGCCATGATGGAGTACCTGAACGTGGTCCGCGCCGGCGGCCGCACTCCCGAGCGCGCCGCGGTGGAGCCGCTGGTGGTGATGGTGGCACCCTTCGCGCCGCACATGGCCGAG
The sequence above is a segment of the Longimicrobiaceae bacterium genome. Coding sequences within it:
- the leuS gene encoding leucine--tRNA ligase, giving the protein MDTESATVRGDDDAHETNSYNPAEVERKWQARWDERGTNTYTASELRTAEKPFYNLMMFPYPSAEGLHVGNIYAFTGADIYGRFKRLQGYDVFEPIGFDAFGIHSENFALKQGIHPSELIPRNVERFTRQLRRVGFMYDWNHTVDTTHPDYYKWTQWVFLQLYKAGLAVKKEAPVNWCPSCNTVLANEQVVGGECERCGTPVEMRFLSQWFFKITDYAGRLLENLKTIDWSETTKKAQENWIGRSEGAEVEFPIARRKASEDRHEPAAIEPEKPVIRVFTTRPDTIFGATYMVLAPEHPLVDRITPPSHRAQVDEYRAKVAATDLVTRKKTDKSKTGVDTGGRAINPATGQEIPVWIADYVLMEYGTGAIMAVPGHDERDFEFAKEFGLPIVRVVAGEGQDAGTPLDEAYTGPGRTVNSGEFDGLEVAEAKRKVTEWLAAKGLAEARVNYRLHDWTISRQRYWGPPIPILYCDDCGTVPVPEDQLPVELPFIEDFKPDASGISPLARHEEWYVTTCPQCGGRARRETDVSDTFLDSAWYFLRYPNVGDDTQAFDAEVVRKWLPVHSYIGGNEHAVMHLLYARFVTMALKDMGLIDFEEPFTRFRAHGLIVKEGAKMSKSRGNVVVPDDYIADWGADTFRTFLMFLGPYTEGGDFRDAGITGPYGFLNRLWDTALSAVDAPLDPAVEQKLHATIKKVTEGVEALSHNTAIAAMMEYLNVVRAGGRTPERAAVEPLVVMVAPFAPHMAEELWERMGGTGESVFDAAVWPAFDPAKAVADTVEFVVQVNGKVRARMPMPRGIAEAEARDAALADPHVQSFIDGKQLRKLIFVPDRLVNLVVG